One window of Quercus robur chromosome 5, dhQueRobu3.1, whole genome shotgun sequence genomic DNA carries:
- the LOC126724979 gene encoding GBF-interacting protein 1-like, protein MVTGIGGGGSRVIEGGGGTQKLSAGVRKTIQSIKEIVGNHSELDIYAALKEANMDPNETTQKLLIQDPFHEVKRKRDKRKENMGYKAPVDPRRHSESVDQGMNGQAMKFHTFSDRNVRRGGYTRKSVPGIKFRVVRDNRVNRNVDREVKPALPQCTTSTNEQVISNVSEKGSLGTSSSQKSSGGRSSSRTLNGPTESYPRHAQDANSSDTYGKGVLGEKRASTPNARASTPNARASTPNASSRLHAVKPNNSQPSPATLASSSSAVGVYSSSTDPVHVPSPDSRSSGPVGAIKREVGVVGVRRQSSENSVKQSSVPSSSFSNSILGKDGSSAESFRPLNAISRTDQLSQATTTDSVMPSMPVNRPLLNNQYSSRPHQLVGHQKVSQHKWKPKSSQKSAVSNPGVIGTPTKSVSPPAEKSKDLESEAATLQDKLSRAHIYENQNVIIAQHIRVPETDRCQLTFGSIGTEFDSSMNLASGLQAVGTTEELNGEAAASLLVSAPESSGEDVSGGKTAELLDDQVRNSGSDSPASGVAVEHQLSDKKESTSPQNLENYADIGLVRENSPSYAPSESQQHQDPPELPGFSAYDPQTGYDLTPYFRPSTMDETVRGQGLPSPQEALSSHTANSIPASTIAMVQQQQQPPVAQMYPQFHVSHFANLMPYHRQFPPPVYVSPMAMPGYSSNPAYPHPSNGSSYLLMPGGSSHLNANSLKYGIQQFKPVPAGSPTGFGNFTNPTGYAINAPGVVGGATGLDDSSRIKYKDGNLYVPNPQAEPSEIWIQNPRELPGMQSTPYYNMPGQSPHGAYMPSHTGHASFNAAAAQSSHMQFPGMYHPPPQPGTLGNPHHLGPPMGGNVGVGVAAAAPGAQVGAYQQPQLGHLNWTTNF, encoded by the exons ATCCATTTCATGAggtgaagagaaaaagagacaaGAGAAAGGAG AATATGGGGTACAAGGCTCCTGTGGATCCACGAAGACATTCTGAGAGTGTTGATCAAGGGATGAATGGTCAAGCAATGAAATTTCATACATTTTCTGATCGTAATGTCCGGAGAGGAGGCTATACACGGAAATCTGTACCTG GCATCAAGTTCCGTGTTGTGAGAGACAACAGAGTTAATCGAAATGTGGATAGAGAAGTGAAGCCCGCTTTGCCGCAATGTACTACATCCACTAATGAGCAAGTGATCTCAAATGTTTCTGAAAAGGG TTCATTAGGAACCTCAAGCAGTCAGAAGTCCTCTGGTGGACGGAGTTCATCTCGGACTTTGAATGGACCAACTGAGTCATACCCTAGACATGCTCAAGATGCCAATTCAAGTGACACTTATGGGAAAGGAGTATTAGGTGAAAAGCGGGCTTCAACTCCAAATGCTAGGGCTTCAACTCCAAATGCAAGGGCTTCAACTCCAAATGCAAGTTCACGGCTGCATGCGGTGAAGCCAAACAACTCTCAACCAAGTCCTGCAACTCTAGCATCAAGCAGTTCTGCTGTTGGGGTGTATTCCTCTTCTACAGACCCGGTTCATGTGCCATCTCCAGATTCCAGATCATCAGGCCCTGTTGGAGCTATTAAACGTGAAGTTGGTGTCGTCGGTGTTCGTCGACAGTCTTCTGAAAACTCTGTCAAACAGTCATCTGTACCAAGTAGTTCTTtctcaaattcaattttgggaAAGGATGGTTCCTCTGCAGAATCATTTCGACCTCTCAATGCCATTTCCAGAACTGACCAACTCAGTCAAGCTACTACAACTGATTCTGTTATGCCCAGCATGCCAGTCAACCGCCCATTATTAAATAATCAGTATAGTAGCAGGCCACATCAACTTGTGGGTCATCAAAAAG TCTCTCAGCATAAGTGGAAACCTAAATCAAGCCAAAAGTCAGCTGTTAGCAACCCTGGAGTGATTGGAACACCTACAAAATCTGTTTCGCCTCCTGCTGAGAAATCCAAGGATTTGGAATCTGAAGCAGCTACGCTGCAAGATAAGCTTTCACGAGCACACATCTATGAAAATCAGAATGTGATCATAGCACAGCATATTCGAGTCCCTGAAACTGATAGATGTCAGCTGACCTTTGGTAGCATTGGGACAGAGTTTGATTCTTCAATGAATCTTGCTTCTGGACTACAAGCAGTGGGAACTACAGAAGAATTAAACGGTGAAGCTGCTGCAAG TTTATTGGTGTCAGCTCCAGAGTCTTCCGGTGAGGATGTTTCTGGTGGCAAGACGGCAGAGTTACTTGATGACCAAGTTAGAAATTCTGGATCTGATTCTCCGGCATCTGGTGTGGCTGTTGAGCATCAATTGTCTGATAAAAAAGAATCCACAAGCCCTCAGAATTTGGAGAATTATGCAGATATTGGTTTGGTTCGAGAGAACAGTCCATCCTATGCCCCTTCAGAATCACAGCAGCATCAAGATCCTCCTGAACTACCAGGTTTTTCG GCATATGATCCTCAAACTGGTTATGATTTGACCCCCTATTTTAGACCCTCCACAATGGATGAAACTGTACGGGGTCAGGGTCTTCCATCTCCTCAGGAG GCTTTAAGCTCACATACTGCCAACAGCATCCCTGCATCAACAATTGCTATGGTACAACAGCAGCAACAGCCACCTGTAGCACAGATGTACCCACAATTTCATGTTTCCCATTTTGCTAATCTTATGCCATACCACCGTCAGTTTCCTCCTCCAGTCTATGTTTCGCCAATGGCCATGCCTGGCTACTCTAGTAACCCAGCCTATCCTCACCCATCAAATGGTAGCAGTTACTTGCTGATGCCTGGAGGTAGTTCCCATTTAAATGCAAACAGCCTGAAGTACGGAATTCAACAGTTTAAGCCTGTTCCTGCTGGCAGTCCCACAGGGTTTGGAAATTTTACTAATCCAACGGGATATGCTATCAATGCTCCTGGTGTAGTTGGTGGTGCAACTGGGCTTGATGATTCATCTCGAATCAAATACAAAGATGGAAATCTTTATGTGCCAAATCCACAG GCCGAGCCATCCGAAATTTGGATTCAGAACCCTAGAGAGCTTCCAGGGATGCAATCCACTCCATACTACAACATGCCAGGGCAATCGCCTCATGGTGCTTATATGCCATCCCACACGGGTCATGCTTCCTTTAATGCAGCTGCTGCACAGTCTTCTCATATGCAATTTCCGGGTATGTACCATCCTCCTCCACAGCCTGGTACACTTGGTAATCCACACCACTTAGGCCCTCCTATGGGTGGTAatgttggtgttggtgtggCTGCAGCTGCTCCGGGGGCGCAGGTTGGTGCCTATCAGCAGCCCCAACTGGGTCATCTCAATTGGACAACAAACTTCTGA